CGTCCGAACAGGTACAGCAGCGCGACACCGCCCACCATCGGCGGCAGCACCAGCGGAACCGTGACGACCGCGCGGAGTACGGCAGCCAGCCGCGGCCCGGAGCGGGCGATCCACAGCGCGAGCGGTACGCCGATCAGGATGCACAGCACCGTGGCCACCAGGCCGGTGCCGAGCGAGAGCGTGAGCGCAGAGAGCGCGGCCTCCGAGGTCACGTCCGCGAGGAACGTCGACCACTGCACGCGCGCGACGAGCGCGGTCAGCGGCAGGATCAGGAACGCCAGGCCGACCAGGGCCGGTACGGCGAGTGCACGGGGCGCGTACCCTCGATCACCTCCCCCGCTCATGGTGCTCCGAAGCCGAAGTCGGCCAGGATGCTGCGCCCCGCATCCGCCCGCACGAACGCCACGAACGCCTCGGCCGCCGTGGCGTTCGGAGCATCGGAGAGCACGGCGATCGGGTAGTGGTTGACGACCTCGTCGGCGCCGTCCGGCACGATCACCTCGACGTCGTCGCGGCCGATCACATCGGTGGCGTACACGAGTCCGGCGTCGGCTTCGGACGCGGCGACCTTCGTGAGCACGGCCGACACGTTCTGCTCGAGGCTCGCCGGGTCGACCGTGACCTCGGCCGCGGACAGCAGCGTCGCGGACGCCGCACCGCACGGCACCTCCGGCGCACACAGCACGGTGGTGACGTCGGCGAGATCCGCCAGCGCCTCGACGTCACCCGGGTTTCCGGACGGAACCACGATCACCAGGGTGTTGGATGCGAACAGCGCGGGCTCAGCCACGACGTCCGCCGCCTTGTCCATGTTCGCCTCGTCGGCCGAAGCGAACACGTCGGCGGGAGCACCTTCGAGGATCTGGGTGACGAGCGTCGAAGAACCGTCGTACACCGGACGGAACCGCACGTCCGGGTTCTCGGCCATGAAGGCCTCCCCGATCGCATCGAAGGCTCCGGCGAGGGATGCCGCGGCGTAGACCGTGAGCTCTCCGCGCACGCCATCCGTGGCCCCCGACGGTGAGGACGCGTCCTCAGCTGTGCCCGCACAGCCCGTGAGCACGAGGCAGGCAGCGGCGAGGAGAGCGAGCGTGGAGCGGCGCAGCAGGCGGTTCATGTCAGCCGTTCGGGATCTCGACGACGACCTGGGTCGCCTTGACGGAAGCCGTGGCGAGGGAGCCGACCTCGAGCCGCAGATCCCGCGCCGCCTCGGACGACATCAGCGACACCACACGATGCGGTCCGGACTGGATGTCGACCTGGGCCATGAGGCCTTCGACCTGCACGCGCGTGACGATGCCGACGAAGCGGTTGCGCGCACTGGAGAGCACATCTCCGGCGTTCCTCGCCTCCTCCGCGAGCTCGACCGCGCGCGCTGCGAGGGCGTCACCGGGGATCTCGGCCGGTGTCGCCTCCGTCACCGGAAGCAGTCCCTGATCGATCCAGCGACGGACGGTGTCGTCGCTCACGCCGAGCAACTGCGCGGCACGGGCGATCCGGTAGGTCTGCATGCGAAGAATCTACCGCAGATGCGGAGTTTTCCGGAGGCTTCATCCGCTTTCACGGTCATCGACTTCTTCCGGGAGGAGGGGCATACGCTGAATCCATGCAGCCCCTCGTCGCCCCGGCCGCCGCGCTCGCCCCGGAAGAGCTCATCCGCACGGCCCGGCACGCGGTGCTCGCCGGCATCGGTGAAGAAGGTCAGCGCCGCCTCCACGCCGCTCGCGTGACGGTCGTCGGCGCCGGCGGGCTCGGCTCCCCTGCCCTGCTCGCCCTCGCCGCCGCAGGGATCGGCAGCCTTACGGTGATCGACGACGACGTCGTGGAGCTGACCAACCTGCAGCGCCAGCTGGCGCACCGCGTGGAGGACATCGGCACGCCCAAGACCGCCTCCGCCGCCCGAGCCATCACGGCTCTCGCCCCGCAGACCGTCGTGACCCCGGTGCCGGAACGTCTCGACGCGGCCAACGCCGCCCGCCTGCTCGCGGGAGCCGACGTGGTGGTCGACACGAGCGATTCCTTCGTGACCCGCCGTGATGTGGCCGCGGCGGCCGAGGAGCTTGGACTTCCCCTGGTCTGGGGCGCGGTGCAGGAGTGGCATGCGCAGGCGACCGTGTTCTGGTCGGACCCCCCGGTGGGCGAGCCGGTCGTGCTCGCCGACCTCTTCCCGCCCGGCACCGAGGGGGAACCGCCCAGCTGCGCCCGGGTCGGCGTGCTCGGCGCGCTGTGCGTTCAGGTCGGCGGGATGCTGGCAGGTGAGGTGATCAAACTCGCGACCGGGGCCGGCGAACCGCTGCTCGGACGACTCGCCATGATCGATGCGCTCACCTCCCGCCAACACGAGATCGCGATCCGCCCGGCGTCCACGACCTCGACGGCGGTGCACGCATGACCGGCCGCCGCACGGTCGAGGAGCAGCTCGACCGTGTGCTCGGCGCCATCCGCCTGGTCGGCAACGAGGCTCTCCCGGTGACGGATGCCGCAGGACGCACGCTCGCCGCGCCCGCGGTCGCCGCCCACGACATCCCCCTCTTCGACAACTCCGCGATGGATGGGTTCGCCGTGCGCGGTGCCGACGTCGCGGAGGCCTCCGAGGAGAATCCGGTCACCCTGCGCGTGGTCGCCGACCTTCCCGCCGGAGTGGCCCTCGATCCTCCGCTCGGGTCCGGCGAAGCCGCCCGCATCATGACCGGATCCCCCACCCCCACCGACGCCGACGTGATCGTGCCCTTCGAGGACACGGCCGGCGGGCTCGCCGACTCCCTCGATGGGGTGACGGTGCTGCGCGCCCCGGCGAAGCCCGGCGTGTTCGTGCGCCGACGCGGGGCCGACCTGCACGCCGGCGACGAGGTCGTTCCCGCCGGGGAACGTTTGGGGCCCTTCCAACTCGCGGCCGCGGTCGCTGCCGGTGTCGCCGAGGTGTGGGTGACGCGGGCTCCGCGCGTGGCCGTGGTGTCGACCGGGAGCGAGCTGCTCGCGCCGGGCGAGACCCCCGCCCGCGGCCGCATCCCCGACTCGAACGGCCCCCTGCTCGCGCAACTGGTCGCCGAGGCCGACGCCGAGGTGGTGCTGGTCGCACGCGTTCCGGATGCGGCCGACGCCGTCAGGACCGTGACCGCTGAAGCCACAGCCCTCGGCGCCGACGTGATCGTCTTCACCGGCGGGGTGAGCGCGGGAGCCTACGAGCCGGTGCGCGGGGCGTTCGACGGCGGCGGACAGGTCGAGTTCAGCGCGGTGGCCATGCAGCCGGGCAAACCGCAGGCCTTCGGGGTGCTCGATGACGGATGCGTGGTGTTCGGACTCCCGGGGAACCCCGTCAGCGTGGCGGTGTCGTTCGAGGTGTTCGTGCGCCCCGCCCTGCTCGCGATGCAGGGCCGCACGCTCATCCACCGCCCGCGTTCGCCCTTCACCGCCGATGCGTCCTGGACACCCCCGCCCGGCCGCCGCCAGTACCTTCCGGCCGTCGTCGACCTCGCGGCGCGCACCGTGCGTCCGGCGACCGCCGGCGGGTCGGGGTCACATCTCGCGGGCGGACTCGCGCGTGCCCACGCGTTCGCTATCGTCCCGGCGGAGGTCGAGTCCGTGGCCGTGGGCGATGTGATCGATGTCATGCTGGTCGGATGAGCTTCCCCCACCTTGACGCCGGCGGCCGTGCACACATGGTCGATGTGACCGCGAAGCAGCCGACCGTGCGCACCGCGACCGCCCGCGGTTTCGTGCGCTGCAGCGCCGACGTGATCACCGCGCTCCGCGACGGCACCGTGCCGAAGGGCGACGTGCTCGCGGTGGCGCGCATCGCCGGCATCCAGGCGGCCAAGTCCACGCCCTCCCTGCTGCCGCTCGCGCACGTGATCGGGGTGCACCGGGCGAGCATCGAGCTGGACGTCGTCGACGACGGCGTGCGCATCGAGGCGACCGTGGGCACCGCCGACCGCACCGGGGTCGAGATGGAGGCGCTCACTGCCGTCTCGGTCACCGCCCTGGCGATCGTCGACATGATCAAGGGCGTCGACCGCGCGGTCACGATCGAGGACGTGCGCATCGTGGCGAAGTCCGGCGGCCGCTCCGGCGACTGGGTGCGTCCCGGCGAGCCCGCCCCCGGAGCCGACCGATGACACGCGTGCGCTACTTCGCCGCGGCCGCCGAGGCCGCAGGCACCGACGCGGAGGAGCGCGCCGAGCACTCTCTCCTGGAGCTGCGCACCGCCGTCGTCGCCGAGCACCCGGCGCTGGCCGACATCCTGCCGCGCTGCGCGGTGCTCGTCGACGGCGTCCGCACCGACGGCGACCTCTCCCTCGACGACGCCGAGCTCATCGACGTGCTCCCGCCCTTCGCGGGCGGCTGACCACGCGCCACCTGCAGGACCGCCGGCCACCCGCATGACCGTCTGCCGGTGTTTCCTCCTGCATACGGCCGAACCTCATGCAGGTGACGCGTCGAGAACGGCGGTGACACGTCGAGAACGGCAGGTGACGCGTCGAGAACGGCAGGTGACGCGCGGGACTCAGCCGCCGATGCCCTTCCACGACGTGGTGCCGTCGACCTCGAGCTGACGCTTCCACACAGGGAGGTCGCTCTTGATCGCCTCGATGACCGCACGGCACACCTCGAACGCCTCGGCTCGGTGCTCGGAAGCCACCGCGATCACCACCGCGGCATCGCCCACATCGAGGCGTCCGACGCGATGACTCACAGCCACCACAGCAGGAGCATCGGCACCGGCACCGGCCTCCTCCGCGATCCGCCGCAACGTGGCTTCCGCATCGGGGTGCGCGCTGTACTCCAGTCCGACGACGGGCGTCTGCGCATCCGGGTCGTTGTCGCGCACCCGGCCGACGAACGTCGTCACCGCTCCCAGGCGCGGATCTTCGACCGCGGTGAGATGGACGTCGAGATCGAGGAGTTCTTCCGACACGGCTGCGATGCGTACGTCGTTCATGAGTGGTCTCCGCCTTCGACTTGATCCAGGATGTGCGCGGCGACGCCGAGCACCACAGGCACGCCGGAGGCGACGGCTCGGGGCGAACCGGGGAGGTTCACCACGAGCATGCCGTCGGGGTCCACGATGCCCGCGAGCCCGCGCGACAGCACCGACAACGGGGTGTCGGCGAGTCCGCTGCGGCGCAGCTCCTCAGCGATCCCGGGGATCTCACGGGTGATCACCCGGCGCGTCCCCTCCGGCGTCAGGTCACGGGGTCCGACGCCCGTCCCACCGGTGGTCACGACCAACCGGATGCCGCGCGCGACCGCCCGGCGCAGGGCATCCGCCACGGAATCCGCTCCGTCGGCGATGACCTCGGCATCCGGGCAGTGCCACCCGGCGTCACGAAGCAGCCCCACCGCGATCGGGCCGCCCCGATCCTCGCGTTCTCCGGAGGCCGATCGATCCGAGACGGTGATGACGAGTGCGGGGTACGGGCCCATGGCTCCCACCCTAGGCCCGCGCCGATGACCGTGCACCGGTATCAGGTGACGCGGACGAGCGAACGCTGCCAGCCCGACGATCCGTTCGGCGCGATGGGTGCGCGCTCCTGGATCTGCAGGTCACCGTTCTTGTTCACGGCGCGCACGGCGACGTAGTGCGTCCCCGGGGTGGCATCCCATTCCATGAACCACTGCACCCAGGTGTCATCGTTGATCGGCGTCGACAGCGTGGCCGCAACCCAGTCGCCGTCATCGATGCTCACCTCCACGCGCTCGATGCCGACCGACTGCGCCCAGGCGACGCCTGCGATCGGGATCTTCCCCGCATCCACCGCCTCGCCGATCTTGGGGGTGTCGACGCGGGAGGAGAACTTGATCGGCGCCTCGGCGCTGTAACCGCGCGGTGTCCAGTACGCCTCATCCTCGGCGAACGTCGTGACCTTGAGTTCGGTGAGCCACTTGGTCGCCGACACGTAGCCGTAGAGTCCCGGCACGACCATCCGCACGGGGAAACCGTGTTCGAGCGACAGCGGCTCGCCGTTCATCCCGACCGCCAGGATCGCGTCGAGGTCATCATCGGTGAGTGCCGACAGCGGCGTGCTCGCCGTGTAACCGTCGACGCTGCGCGAGAGCACCATGTCGGCACCGGACTGGACGCCCGCCTTCTTGAGCACGTCGCGCAACGGCACGCCCAGCCACTTCGCGTTGCCGACGAGTTCGCCGCCGACCTCGTTCGACACGCACGTGAGCGTGATCGCATACTCGTCGAGACCCATGTCGAGGATGTCCTGGAAGCTCATCTCCACACGCTGGTCGACCATGCCGTCGATCACCAGGCGCCAGGTGTCCGGGTCGATCGAGGGAACCGTGAGGGCCGTGTCGACCCGGTAGAAGTCCTTGTTCGGGGTGAACAGCTTGCTGAGTCCGGGGATGTCCAGCTCCGCGCCCTGCGGCACCGTGACCGTGGTCTTCGGAGAGGGGAGCTTGAGCGCACCGCGGACGGCTTCGACCGAGGACACGGCCATGCTCACCGTGCGGGCGGTGATTCCCACGACGAGCGCGGACGCACCGGCGACGGCAGCGAGGAGGAAGAACCGACGACGATCGATCCCGGGCCGGGCGGATTCTCCTTCGGCGAGATCGGTCGGGGGATCATCCGTGGTCGCCGTGGCCCGGTCGTCCTCGCTGGCGCCTGCGAAGGAGTCTCTCCACCCGCGCAGACGGCGGCACAGGAGCACGAGGATGACTGATCCCACGACGGTGCCGAGGACCGGGGGCAGGAACGCGAGGGGCGCGACGCCCGCGCGGGTGACGATGGCTGCGGTCGAGAGCACGCCCGCGATCACGAGCGCGATCACGCCGAGCGGCGGACGCACGAACTGCAGGATCCCGGCGATCGCCGAGGCGATGAGGACGGCCAGACCGAGCCCCGCCAGCAGGGCGATCTTGTCGTACTCGCCGAAGGTGGCGATCGCGAACTCCTTGAAGGGCTGGGGCACGATGTCGATCACGAAGCCGCCGACCGCGAGGATCGGGCTGGCGGTGCGCGCGAACAGAAGCGCGAACACCTCCGCCGTGGCGAGGAAGACGCCACCCCCGATCAGGCCCGCGAGGGCGGCCCAGACGAAGAACCTCTTGCCGCTGCGGCGTTGCACCATGATCGTCTCCTGTTCCACCGGTCGCCGGCGTCATCCCCCGTTGTTCGGAGCGGAGGCGCGATCGGATCTGACGATCTGCGGAAGAGGTCGCGCGGACCCGTTCATAACTCCGCAAAAACGGCAGGAGAGAAACACGTCAGGCGCGGCACGACGGGCGAGCCGTTCACCTGACACTCCGATCTTCCGGAGTTGTGAACGTCCGCGGGCGGAGAGTCACACCGGACGGAGGTCAAACCGGGCGGGGGTCAGACCGTGGGCGGAGGTCAGACGGGGACGACGGGCGGGGGCGGCGGAGCGAGCCGGCGCTGCGGCACCCCGTGCGCCTCTCGGTGCAGACGCTCCATCCGGCTGTCGAGCTCGGCGGCGGCATCGGCGGCATCGGACAGGCTGTCGACAAGGTGCGAGGGCACCTGGTTCGAGAACTTGTAGTAAATCTTGTGCTCGAGGCTCGCCCAGAAATCCATCGCTATCGTGCGGAACTGCACCTCGACCGGAACCGACAACGCGCCGGTCGACAGGAACACCGGCACCTCGATGATCGCGTGCAGGCTCTTGTAGCCGTTGGCCTTCGGCTGCGCGATGTAGTCCTTGACCGTGCGCACGGTGATGTCGTCCTGCGCGGTGAGCAGGTCGAACAGGCGGTACACGTCGGCGACGAAGCTGCAGGTGACCCGCACACCCGCGATGTCGGTGATCTCCGCGCGGATCCGATCGAAGTCCGGCTCGTCGATCCCCTTGCGGGCGAGCTTCTCGACGATGCTGTCGGGCGACTTGAGACGGCTCTTCACGTGCTCGATCGGGTTGTACGCATGGTCGTGCGTGAACTCGTCACGGAGGATGGAGATCTTCGTCTCGACCTCACGCATCCCGAACTCGTACTCGCGCAGGAAACGCTGCAGCTCGTCACGCAGCTCGCGAGCCTGGTTGATCGTGTCCTCGGTGACGTGAACGGTCGTCATGCTTCCGACGTTACGCGTTCGTGATCGGAAACGGCTGTGGATCCTCGATCAATCGAGGGCGCGTGCGGGCCGTCGGAGCGGTCGTAAGGATTCCGTGAGGACAGCGCGTCCGGCCGTAGGGATTCCGTGAGGATCGCAGGAGGATGACATCGGCAGGCGTAGTGTCGCCCGACGTGTCAGACGAAAACAGGGAGGGCGCGGACACTCCGCCGCTCGCCAAGCGCATCCTCATCGGCGAACCGCTGACGAGCCAGCAGGTCGATGATCAACTGCTCCCGAAGCGGATGGCACTGCCGATCTTCGCGTCCGACGCGTTGAGCTCGGTGGCCTACGCACCGCAGGAACTCGTGATGATCCTGCTGATCGGTGGACTGACGTTCCTCTCCTTCACGCCGCTGGTCGCGATCGCGGTCGTGGTGCTGCTGGTCGTCGTCGTCCTGAGCTACCGACAGCTGATCAAGGCCTACCCTTCGGGCGGCGGCGACTACGAGGTCGCGTCGAAGAACCTCGGCGAGATCCCCGGTGTGATCGT
Above is a window of Microbacterium aurugineum DNA encoding:
- a CDS encoding GTP pyrophosphokinase, which codes for MTTVHVTEDTINQARELRDELQRFLREYEFGMREVETKISILRDEFTHDHAYNPIEHVKSRLKSPDSIVEKLARKGIDEPDFDRIRAEITDIAGVRVTCSFVADVYRLFDLLTAQDDITVRTVKDYIAQPKANGYKSLHAIIEVPVFLSTGALSVPVEVQFRTIAMDFWASLEHKIYYKFSNQVPSHLVDSLSDAADAAAELDSRMERLHREAHGVPQRRLAPPPPPVVPV
- a CDS encoding MogA/MoaB family molybdenum cofactor biosynthesis protein gives rise to the protein MGPYPALVITVSDRSASGEREDRGGPIAVGLLRDAGWHCPDAEVIADGADSVADALRRAVARGIRLVVTTGGTGVGPRDLTPEGTRRVITREIPGIAEELRRSGLADTPLSVLSRGLAGIVDPDGMLVVNLPGSPRAVASGVPVVLGVAAHILDQVEGGDHS
- the modA gene encoding molybdate ABC transporter substrate-binding protein — protein: MNRLLRRSTLALLAAACLVLTGCAGTAEDASSPSGATDGVRGELTVYAAASLAGAFDAIGEAFMAENPDVRFRPVYDGSSTLVTQILEGAPADVFASADEANMDKAADVVAEPALFASNTLVIVVPSGNPGDVEALADLADVTTVLCAPEVPCGAASATLLSAAEVTVDPASLEQNVSAVLTKVAASEADAGLVYATDVIGRDDVEVIVPDGADEVVNHYPIAVLSDAPNATAAEAFVAFVRADAGRSILADFGFGAP
- a CDS encoding molybdopterin-dependent oxidoreductase, coding for MVQRRSGKRFFVWAALAGLIGGGVFLATAEVFALLFARTASPILAVGGFVIDIVPQPFKEFAIATFGEYDKIALLAGLGLAVLIASAIAGILQFVRPPLGVIALVIAGVLSTAAIVTRAGVAPLAFLPPVLGTVVGSVILVLLCRRLRGWRDSFAGASEDDRATATTDDPPTDLAEGESARPGIDRRRFFLLAAVAGASALVVGITARTVSMAVSSVEAVRGALKLPSPKTTVTVPQGAELDIPGLSKLFTPNKDFYRVDTALTVPSIDPDTWRLVIDGMVDQRVEMSFQDILDMGLDEYAITLTCVSNEVGGELVGNAKWLGVPLRDVLKKAGVQSGADMVLSRSVDGYTASTPLSALTDDDLDAILAVGMNGEPLSLEHGFPVRMVVPGLYGYVSATKWLTELKVTTFAEDEAYWTPRGYSAEAPIKFSSRVDTPKIGEAVDAGKIPIAGVAWAQSVGIERVEVSIDDGDWVAATLSTPINDDTWVQWFMEWDATPGTHYVAVRAVNKNGDLQIQERAPIAPNGSSGWQRSLVRVT
- a CDS encoding molybdopterin molybdotransferase MoeA; the encoded protein is MTGRRTVEEQLDRVLGAIRLVGNEALPVTDAAGRTLAAPAVAAHDIPLFDNSAMDGFAVRGADVAEASEENPVTLRVVADLPAGVALDPPLGSGEAARIMTGSPTPTDADVIVPFEDTAGGLADSLDGVTVLRAPAKPGVFVRRRGADLHAGDEVVPAGERLGPFQLAAAVAAGVAEVWVTRAPRVAVVSTGSELLAPGETPARGRIPDSNGPLLAQLVAEADAEVVLVARVPDAADAVRTVTAEATALGADVIVFTGGVSAGAYEPVRGAFDGGGQVEFSAVAMQPGKPQAFGVLDDGCVVFGLPGNPVSVAVSFEVFVRPALLAMQGRTLIHRPRSPFTADASWTPPPGRRQYLPAVVDLAARTVRPATAGGSGSHLAGGLARAHAFAIVPAEVESVAVGDVIDVMLVG
- a CDS encoding HesA/MoeB/ThiF family protein, which translates into the protein MQPLVAPAAALAPEELIRTARHAVLAGIGEEGQRRLHAARVTVVGAGGLGSPALLALAAAGIGSLTVIDDDVVELTNLQRQLAHRVEDIGTPKTASAARAITALAPQTVVTPVPERLDAANAARLLAGADVVVDTSDSFVTRRDVAAAAEELGLPLVWGAVQEWHAQATVFWSDPPVGEPVVLADLFPPGTEGEPPSCARVGVLGALCVQVGGMLAGEVIKLATGAGEPLLGRLAMIDALTSRQHEIAIRPASTTSTAVHA
- the moaC gene encoding cyclic pyranopterin monophosphate synthase MoaC, producing MSFPHLDAGGRAHMVDVTAKQPTVRTATARGFVRCSADVITALRDGTVPKGDVLAVARIAGIQAAKSTPSLLPLAHVIGVHRASIELDVVDDGVRIEATVGTADRTGVEMEALTAVSVTALAIVDMIKGVDRAVTIEDVRIVAKSGGRSGDWVRPGEPAPGADR
- a CDS encoding MoaD/ThiS family protein produces the protein MTRVRYFAAAAEAAGTDAEERAEHSLLELRTAVVAEHPALADILPRCAVLVDGVRTDGDLSLDDAELIDVLPPFAGG
- a CDS encoding molybdenum cofactor biosynthesis protein MoaE, with the protein product MNDVRIAAVSEELLDLDVHLTAVEDPRLGAVTTFVGRVRDNDPDAQTPVVGLEYSAHPDAEATLRRIAEEAGAGADAPAVVAVSHRVGRLDVGDAAVVIAVASEHRAEAFEVCRAVIEAIKSDLPVWKRQLEVDGTTSWKGIGG
- a CDS encoding TOBE domain-containing protein, with translation MQTYRIARAAQLLGVSDDTVRRWIDQGLLPVTEATPAEIPGDALAARAVELAEEARNAGDVLSSARNRFVGIVTRVQVEGLMAQVDIQSGPHRVVSLMSSEAARDLRLEVGSLATASVKATQVVVEIPNG